The DNA sequence ccaccaagaagagCAACGTCATGGCCAACTCAACCAAGGCCCAGACGGCGTGCCTCGAGCTCTGCCACAAGACGACGGCGCTCGGCGACCGCATCTCGGTCCGCATGCTCGAGTATCTGACCATGCTCACCAAGCAGCCTCACGGCCTCGACGTTCTGGCCCACGACTTCCTCGACACGTGCGAAATCCTCTTCTCTATTGAAGCAGGTCTCGGCGAGTGCATCCGCAATCAGCAGACCTTCCCCGGCGATGTCATCTCAGAGCTGAGCAAGAAGTTCCGCGTCACCCAGGCCGActtccagctcctcgaccagATGCTGGGCAAGTTCCTCGAGAACGAGCGCAAGGGCGCCATGGGTCGCATGCGACGTGGATGGGGACGAATCTTTGGTGACAATGATATCGAGAAGATGatcatcgccctcggccGCACGCGCGAGAGCCTTCGCATGAGCGCCTTGATGTTCCAGTGGAGTCTGGGTAATGAGAAGATTGAGAACGAGCTTGGAATCGGCTACActggcctcgccgccgccctcgatCGCATGGACACTCGAGCTGGTGTCTCCCGGGCTAAGTCTGAAGGCCATGGATCACAGTACAGGCCTTCGTCGGCCTCTCAGCACCGCGGTATTGAAGGCCATAGTGTCATCAGCACCAACCAACCCCCATTGCCTCCTCTGCCCTGGGCCGAGCGCACCTCATCCATAACCCAGGAGCCTCTCAGCCCTGGCCTTGCCGACCTCCGAGTTTACGGAGGCTCTaacaacatcaacactgCCAGCTCCATCAGCTCTAACGAGCGATATCACTCTGGAACTACCGCGACCTTTGATCGCATGAGCACCTTTGACGAGTCGCATGAGACTCGCTCCCAGCACACCGCTCTCTCCGACAGCGAAGCTTCCCTCGAGGAACTCTCTGGTCTTGACCTCAATGGCGGAACCAAGGTTGTCCGACTCAAGGCTGATCCCTTCAGCATGCCTCGATGGAACCCTAGGAACActgctggtgctgatgcCGCCAACCTCAAGAGCGCTCTCATCTCTGCTGTCCGTGGCAAGAACCACAAGCTCAttgagcagcttctggatCGCGGTGTCTCGCCTAACACTGGACCTGAGCACATGGCTCTCAAGGAAGCCGTCATGAACACCGACGCCGAGGCTGTCCGTCTTCTCCTGCTCTTCGGCGCTGACCCCAACGGCACTGATCGCGATGGTGTCACCCCTCTCTTCGCTGCTGTCGAGAAGTCCTTCCTCGCTGGCGCCGTTCCTCTCCTGAAGTATGGCGCCGATCCTAACTTCACTCGTGGTCCGGACAATGAGACGGCCATggccgccgctgccatcgccaacaaggtcaacttTGCccaccttctcctcatctATGGTGGCGACCCCAACCAGCTTACGGCTACTGGTGAGACTCTTCTCATCAGcgccatcaacaagaagacGCCCAAGAAGTTCatcgacctcatcctcgactaCGGCGCCGACCCCGACGCCAAGAGCAGAGAAGGCAAGACCGCCCTCTTTGAGGCTATCCAGAACTCCAGGGTCGACATCGTCACCAGCCTGCTAGACCACAAGGCCAACCCCAACCTGCCTGGTCCCAAGCACATGCTCTGGCCCGCCACCTACCAGACTGCCTGCTTGCAGGTCCTCCTCTCCCACGGAGCTGACCCCAAGAAGTGCCCTGGTATCATGGAACTCGCTGCCAGTGTCAACAACATCGAGTCCGTTAAGGTCCTCCTCAACGCCAAGGTGGATCCCAACGCGAAGAAGGACAACACATATACACCCCTCTGCACATCCATTCGTGACAACCGAAGCGACATCTTCACTCTTCTCCTGGCCAACGGCGCTGACCCCAACATTCCCGCCGCCGAGTACCCGGCCTTCAAGTGTATCACACATAACCGCCTTCACTTCCTCCCTGCTcttgtcgaggctggcgtTAACCTCAGCTCTCCCAAGGGCATTGTCGAGACTGCTGTCAGCGTCAACAACATGGAGGCCCTGAACTGGCTCCTCGACCAGGGCATGAGCCCCAACGACAAGAACCCCAAGGGCCACTCCCCTCTCACTACCGCCATCCGAGAGAACAGGATCGAGATGGTCGACCTTCTTTTGACCCGCGGCGCAGACCCCAACGTCCGTGGTCAGGACTGGCCTGTGTGCATGGCCGTCCGCAACCCTCCCGTCCTCAAGCGAGTCCTCTCTGTGCTCGCCGAGCCCCGGGCCTTCAAGGGAGTCATGGAGATGGCCGTCGTCGCCAACCAGCTGGATTCCGTCAAGCTGCTCCTCGCCGCCGGCGTCTCggtcgaggacaagaacggTGGTGTCTTTTCACCGCTCACCTCGGCCATCCGAGAGGATCGCAAGGACATTGTCTACTTCCTCATCAACGAGGGTGGCGCAGACATCAACGCCCCCGGCGAGCATCTCCCCGTGGTCAAGGCCCTGCGAAGATACCGCGGCGACGGTGATATCCTGGAGTTCCTCCTGGAGCACGGCGCCGACCCCAACAAGCTGTACCGTGGCTGGAACGGTGTGATGCAGGCCGTCGAgaacggcgacgaggacatcCTTCGCCTGCTCGGCGAGAAGGCTGGCTTTGACCTCGATGTCAAGGACGAGCTTGGCCGAAGCGTGACTGAGATTGCCGCCTCAAGAGGCTGGGACGAGGCCGTCGACATCCTGATGGAGTACGCCGCCAAGCCGTCGGAGAAGGCTCACTAGACGATGGACAACGGGTATTGTAAGATGACGAAACTTGTTTCTGGGTAATCACGCACGTTATTGGGTTGAGGGTTTAGGATCTGGAGTCTTTGAGATTGTCTTTTGCGGTTGGTAATGGGACGGTGGTTCAAAGGTCCTGGCTTTTATATCCTCTGTTTAGACAGACAGGCAGACATTTTTCTTTGTATATTCCCCTGTTCGTATAGTAGTCTGGCTTTTCCTGTTTTCTCTCACCAGAGACAGTTTTCTATGTCTAATCTACTTTAGCAAGTTATAAACTGGTTCAGAATGGTGATTCAATCTTGTCTATTAATTGTTTTGAGCGAGAATGCCTTTACTTTACAGCTTGGTCCCCATGTTTACATGAACTGCCTTGATCTGTGTGTAGGCTTCGAGGCCTGCCTCACCGAGCTCCCTGCCAATACCGCTCTGCTTGACACCTCCGAATGGCACGCGAGGGTCACAGTCCTGACTGCTGTTGATCCAGACCATGCCGGCCTCGATCTCTGCCGCAACCCGATGAGCCTTCTCCAGGTTTGTAGTAAACGCAGCGGCTCCCAGTCCGTATGTGGTATCGTTGGCAAGCTCAatagcctcctcctccgtcttgaaggtggtgatgacCACGACAGGGCCAAAGATCTCCTCGCGATAGACACGCATCGAGGGCTTGACCTCGGTAAAGACTGTCGGGGCAATGAAGAATCCCTTGTCGGAGTCTCCGACCTTGAGAGGGTGACCTCCAGCCGCCACGACAGCGCCCTCCTTCTTTCCAATGTCGATGTACTCAAGAACCCTCTCGTATTGGACCTTGGACACCTGAGGACCCTGGTATGTATCCTTGTCCCATTGGCTGCCAACTCTGCTCACGACATTAAGAGTGTCGATGAACTTCTTGATGAAGGCATCGTAGATGGTGTCTTGGACCAGGATTCTCGACGTGGCAGTACAAATCTGTCCTTGGTTGGACATGATGCCAAAGTGCGACCACTTGACCGCCTGCTCTAGGTCCGCATCGTCAAAGACGAGCAATGGCGACTTTCCGCCAGTTTCTAGGGTGATGTTCTTAAGCGTCTTTGCAGCGACGCCCATGATGCTGGCAGCCGTCGCCGTGGAACCGGTAAAGGCGATCTTGTCCACAAGAGGATGCTGCACCAAGGCAGCTCCCGTGTCTCTGCCAAGTCCATTGACGATGTTGACGACTCCCGGGGGGAAACCggcctccttgatgagctctcccaggacgaggatgctCAGAGGTGTTTGttcggcggccttgaggacAACAGTGTTGCCGCAGGCGAGGGCAGGACCGAGTTTCCACGTAGCCATGGAGAGGGGATAGTTCCAAGGGATGATCTGCGCGACAACGCCGACGGGCTGACGGATTGTGTAGGCGAACTTTTGAGGGTTTGTGCTGATGGTCTGGCCAAACGTCTTATCGGCCCAGCCAGCATAATAGCGGATAACGccgacggcctcgacgagatcgtTCTCCAGCGTCTCGATGTATGTCTTGCCATTGTCCCAAGCGTCAATGGTGGCAAAGAGCTCTTTCTTGGACTCGATCAGCTCAGCCAGACGGTACATCAATTGGCCGCGGTCAGAGGCAGGAAGCTTCTTCCATGACTCGTGGCGCAAGGCAGCTCTGGCAGTcttgacggccttgtcgATGTCTTCAGCATCGGCGGCTTGCACAGTGGCAATGACCTCCTCAGTGCTATAGTACCAATGTCAGTAATCGCATTAACAAATTGATGCTGATTGAACATACGCAGGGTCAATGGAAGTAATGGTCTTGCCGCTGGAGGAAGCGACAAACTCGTTGCCGATAAACAGGCCAGTGGGCTGAGACCACTTGACTCCATTCGGAGCCGTCAATTCAACAGAGGGAGGCGCCATGACGAATAATTACTGCAAAAAAGACGAGGGTTTGGCGATCTGGGGATAACGAGCTTGGGTCTGGTGTTGGCGAAGCTGGTTTCTTGTACCTTTGAGAGCGGCGACCGGAAACAGTATCcgattgatgatggaagcttctcctcttctcgtACCGAGTcaagttggtgatgctgatgatTACAACTCGTTCCCTTTGCGAAACTAGGTCGCGGAAACCTTCTCTTTTTGAAGCTACCTCCACCTCCGCTCCTGAATGGAGCAATCAGATAAGCCAACAGTGAGACGCCAAAACCCCGCCTCGCGCTCTCTCTCCACAGAGGGGCAGAATGACGTGGTGAGTTCTCGGGGCGAAGAGAAGGGCCTCATGACTGAGGGGTTTGTTATCTATATTCCATACAGAGTAGGTAGAAGGAGATGGTTTCCATTAGGTCGTTGTTTTTGCTATCTACAGGCTAGACTGTCGCTTCgcagctgcctcctccgcTACCGCTCTCgggatctcggcctcgaggccctcTTCTGCGGGCTTCCATCCCAGCAGCTCAGCGCCGCGACGGGCGTTGCTTCTAGCGTTGCTGCCGAACAGGACAGAGCTGTAGGGTAGTACAGTGTCGGCCTCGGGCTGGTGAAGTTCCTCCACTTCAGTGGTCTCCAGAAGGCCCTGGTCCTTTGCCGCTTGGGCGACTCTGTCTGAGATATCGGCCCACGACTGAGGGGAGAATAGTTAGTATTTGCAATGTGCATCGCGGGAAACGCGG is a window from the Fusarium keratoplasticum isolate Fu6.1 chromosome 5, whole genome shotgun sequence genome containing:
- a CDS encoding Aldedh domain-containing protein, giving the protein MAPPSVELTAPNGVKWSQPTGLFIGNEFVASSSGKTITSIDPATEEVIATVQAADAEDIDKAVKTARAALRHESWKKLPASDRGQLMYRLAELIESKKELFATIDAWDNGKTYIETLENDLVEAVGVIRYYAGWADKTFGQTISTNPQKFAYTIRQPVGVVAQIIPWNYPLSMATWKLGPALACGNTVVLKAAEQTPLSILVLGELIKEAGFPPGVVNIVNGLGRDTGAALVQHPLVDKIAFTGSTATAASIMGVAAKTLKNITLETGGKSPLLVFDDADLEQAVKWSHFGIMSNQGQICTATSRILVQDTIYDAFIKKFIDTLNVVSRVGSQWDKDTYQGPQVSKVQYERVLEYIDIGKKEGAVVAAGGHPLKVGDSDKGFFIAPTVFTEVKPSMRVYREEIFGPVVVITTFKTEEEAIELANDTTYGLGAAAFTTNLEKAHRVAAEIEAGMVWINSSQDCDPRVPFGGVKQSGIGRELGEAGLEAYTQIKAVHVNMGTKL